Proteins encoded together in one Triticum dicoccoides isolate Atlit2015 ecotype Zavitan chromosome 7B, WEW_v2.0, whole genome shotgun sequence window:
- the LOC119340960 gene encoding TPD1 protein homolog 1A-like produces the protein MANQAFLHLALLLLLLCSATQGDELGADAVGRTACQAADLVVRQSATGRVVEGKPEYAVEVTNRCRCAQSRVLLRCYGLSSVEAVDPRAIRPVDGERCLLRGGRRIPSGAPVRFKYAWMTPFDFPLVSSQAHC, from the exons ATGGCGAACCAAGCTTTCCTCCACCTCGCGCTACTACTGCTGCTCCTCTGCAGCGCCACCCAAG GCGATGAGCTGGGAGCAGATGCGGTGGGCCGGACGGCGTGCCAGGCGGCGGACCTGGTGGTGAGGCAGTCGGCGACGGGGCGGGTCGTGGAGGGTAAGCCGGAGTACGCAGTGGAGGTGACCAACCGCTGCCGGTGCGCGCAGTCCAGGGTGCTGCTCCGCTGCTACGGCCTTAGCAGCGTCGAGGCCGTGGACCCGCGGGCGATCCGGCCCGTCGACGGCGAGCGCTGCCTGCTCCGGGGCGGCCGGCGGATCCCGAGCGGCGCGCCGGTGCGGTTCAAGTACGCCTGGATGACGCCGTTCGACTTCCCTCTGGTCAGCTCGCAGGCCCACTGCTAG